One window of Mediterraneibacter butyricigenes genomic DNA carries:
- a CDS encoding RNA polymerase sigma factor: MKCYACKTDIRDEDSFCKKCGSPQRFTKLINQALQKDQEALAWLYKMTYNNVYHTICAVAKLDDDIVFDLIQDIYIKAFQNLSQLKEPEAFRGWIKVISRNETINYLRKKKEVTFSQMVSVDSDEMIEFEDTRKDRCPEEIVDQKETARLLNEILDQLSEEQRIVVYMHYYEQLKVKDIANILDVSEGTVKSRLNYGRKKIEVCIKKLEKKGTKLYGLAPISFFFALFATQEAQASEIPNPVTLQNIETKLSSRLSNTSYSENPTQNINKNPTTMSGKEAVKTAASITGKSTLNKVVASVVTIAIVGAGGVGIHSMKKEEEPQKKQDEIVTEQESPVQNINLDDLIGGYGNDEYLLELSYIDGSLFIQSGIIPGKEMFSYAYDEVQVDGNTMKATYEECNGGDVVNADGTITNDDVERTDTFVLDDDGTLTVTFAGINEIRSGSYKRYEGDGSVFDAAIEDAKLEEFLIPYEDQFFYYFNLTYENGVLSIKSSPLPGREDFIINNYQGSNPNPVDTITYEYDSFEIKEDRHGYSLYGYHTNFDGCTEPDIFALNGDGSVTAVFQGTLKPRFATYGPYDLNEYED; the protein is encoded by the coding sequence ATGAAATGTTATGCTTGTAAAACAGATATTAGAGATGAAGACTCCTTCTGTAAAAAATGTGGCAGTCCACAGAGATTTACAAAGCTGATTAATCAGGCATTGCAAAAGGATCAAGAAGCTTTAGCTTGGCTTTATAAGATGACATACAACAATGTATATCATACCATTTGTGCTGTTGCAAAATTAGATGATGATATAGTATTTGATTTAATTCAGGATATTTACATCAAGGCTTTTCAAAATTTGTCACAGTTAAAAGAACCAGAAGCTTTTCGCGGATGGATTAAAGTAATAAGCAGGAATGAAACCATAAATTATCTTAGAAAGAAAAAAGAAGTTACCTTTTCTCAAATGGTTTCTGTTGATTCTGATGAAATGATTGAATTCGAGGATACTAGAAAAGACAGATGTCCAGAAGAGATAGTTGATCAAAAAGAAACGGCTAGACTTTTGAATGAAATTTTGGATCAGTTGTCAGAAGAACAAAGAATAGTTGTTTATATGCATTATTATGAACAACTTAAAGTAAAGGATATTGCAAATATATTAGACGTTTCAGAAGGAACTGTAAAGAGTAGATTGAATTATGGAAGGAAGAAAATAGAAGTTTGTATTAAGAAACTTGAAAAGAAAGGGACGAAACTTTATGGCCTTGCTCCAATTTCATTTTTCTTTGCTTTATTTGCAACTCAGGAAGCGCAGGCTTCAGAAATACCAAACCCAGTGACGTTGCAGAATATAGAAACAAAACTTTCGTCAAGGTTATCAAATACATCTTATTCTGAAAATCCTACTCAGAATATAAATAAAAATCCTACGACAATGTCAGGAAAAGAGGCTGTAAAAACAGCAGCATCTATAACCGGAAAAAGTACTCTGAACAAAGTGGTTGCGAGTGTGGTTACTATTGCAATCGTTGGGGCAGGAGGCGTTGGAATCCACTCAATGAAAAAAGAAGAAGAACCACAGAAAAAACAAGATGAGATAGTAACAGAGCAGGAATCTCCTGTACAGAATATAAATTTGGATGATTTGATTGGTGGCTATGGAAATGACGAATATCTTCTGGAACTTTCATATATAGATGGAAGTTTGTTTATTCAATCGGGTATTATTCCAGGAAAAGAAATGTTTTCCTATGCTTATGACGAGGTTCAGGTAGATGGAAACACTATGAAAGCCACATATGAGGAATGTAATGGAGGAGATGTTGTAAATGCTGATGGAACAATAACAAATGACGATGTTGAGAGAACAGATACTTTTGTGTTGGATGATGACGGCACATTAACTGTAACTTTCGCTGGTATCAATGAAATTAGAAGCGGGTCATACAAACGATATGAAGGGGATGGCTCGGTGTTCGATGCTGCGATAGAAGACGCAAAACTAGAGGAATTTTTGATTCCGTACGAGGACCAGTTTTTTTACTATTTCAATCTTACATATGAAAATGGTGTGCTGTCAATAAAATCCAGTCCGCTGCCGGGGCGTGAAGATTTTATTATAAATAATTATCAGGGATCAAATCCTAATCCGGTAGATACGATTACCTATGAGTATGATTCGTTTGAAATAAAGGAGGATAGACACGGTTATTCACTTTACGGATATCATACAAATTTTGATGGATGTACAGAACCGGATATTTTTGCACTTAACGGAGATGGTTCTGTGACTGCAGTTTTTCAAGGAACACTTAAACCCAGATTCGCAACCTATGGTCCATATGATTTAAATGAGTATGAGGATTAA
- a CDS encoding OmpA family protein codes for MKRNKWIITTILLIIVMLTACGTKNTEKQESVKTKTQEETKENTEEKKTTEEYVAGTSQDDATLIPEGKKITGKLKSYEEGWYSFKTGNDAGTSYSISFLVSTMQGKLWCNLYDESGTKIEYKPSFDDGKAETITLDNLEKNKTYCFSLESATNATIGYTFIVRNSNEDVTVVNQNISESKGKLQDEDIIPGSNQYDATLIPLGTKVYRELEKNNHNAWFAFTTGDEVGDIYNITIINRSNDVRSVFCSLVDEYGEVLDSENSSDDGKASTIAADQLDINTTYYVGVTTDEASTTEYSLFVKDSNRENTAYRTVGNVPEARGASNTDEIYAGSNQDDPAWIPFETEVTGTMKQEEGKAWFAFTTGEDADTTYKINLENHTQDSYAVYAILRDEFGESIGKNIVCSGGKTATTDFTKLKPNTPYFIQLLSKENFKEDEKVEYSISIETSEDKSALSMNAKKTFEVPFEINETQIQFVANEATFIDEATAKEVLKPVAEAILANPDNAVLISGTTATYGNQESCVELSNRRAEAVKNLLVNTYKVPDSQLQTVGLGYEADPFERGADVNSNGDFVESEGKKNRRVVILDVDDPIAQKILR; via the coding sequence ATGAAAAGAAACAAATGGATTATTACAACAATTTTATTGATCATTGTGATGCTTACAGCATGTGGAACAAAAAACACAGAAAAACAAGAAAGTGTAAAAACAAAAACACAGGAAGAAACAAAGGAAAATACAGAAGAAAAGAAAACAACAGAAGAATATGTTGCAGGAACTTCACAAGACGATGCAACGTTGATACCAGAGGGGAAAAAGATAACTGGAAAATTAAAGAGTTATGAAGAAGGATGGTATTCGTTCAAGACAGGTAATGATGCAGGGACTTCTTATAGTATTTCTTTTTTGGTTTCGACAATGCAAGGAAAATTATGGTGCAATTTGTATGATGAATCAGGAACGAAGATAGAATATAAACCTTCATTTGATGACGGAAAAGCAGAGACTATTACTCTAGATAATTTAGAAAAAAATAAAACATACTGCTTTTCTTTAGAGTCTGCTACGAATGCTACGATAGGCTATACATTTATCGTAAGAAATTCAAATGAAGATGTTACAGTAGTGAATCAAAATATATCTGAATCAAAAGGAAAATTACAAGATGAAGATATTATCCCCGGAAGTAATCAGTACGATGCAACATTGATTCCTTTGGGGACAAAGGTGTATAGGGAGCTGGAGAAAAATAATCATAATGCATGGTTTGCTTTTACGACAGGAGATGAAGTGGGAGATATTTACAATATCACGATTATAAACCGATCTAATGATGTGCGCTCGGTTTTTTGTTCATTAGTCGATGAATATGGAGAAGTGCTTGATAGCGAGAATAGTTCGGATGATGGAAAAGCATCTACGATTGCAGCAGATCAGTTGGATATAAATACTACATATTATGTAGGTGTTACTACAGATGAAGCATCTACAACAGAATATTCTTTATTTGTGAAAGATTCAAATAGGGAAAATACAGCATATCGAACGGTTGGAAATGTTCCAGAAGCCCGAGGCGCTTCCAATACGGATGAAATATATGCAGGTTCGAATCAAGATGACCCGGCGTGGATACCTTTTGAAACAGAAGTAACTGGAACGATGAAACAAGAAGAGGGAAAGGCTTGGTTTGCATTTACAACAGGTGAAGATGCGGATACAACATATAAGATAAACCTTGAAAATCACACACAAGATAGCTATGCAGTATATGCGATTTTGAGAGATGAGTTTGGTGAAAGTATAGGTAAAAATATAGTATGTTCGGGTGGAAAAACTGCGACAACGGACTTTACCAAATTAAAACCAAATACTCCGTATTTTATTCAATTACTTTCAAAAGAAAATTTTAAAGAAGATGAAAAAGTAGAGTATTCCATTAGCATTGAAACATCGGAAGACAAAAGTGCGCTTTCAATGAATGCGAAAAAGACGTTTGAAGTTCCGTTTGAAATCAATGAAACTCAAATTCAGTTTGTTGCGAATGAAGCTACATTTATTGATGAAGCAACAGCTAAAGAGGTTTTAAAGCCGGTTGCAGAAGCAATTCTTGCAAATCCGGACAATGCAGTTCTTATTTCAGGAACAACGGCTACATATGGAAACCAAGAGTCATGTGTCGAGCTGTCTAATAGACGAGCAGAGGCTGTGAAGAACCTTTTAGTAAATACGTATAAAGTACCAGATTCTCAACTCCAGACAGTTGGTCTTGGCTATGAAGCGGACCCGTTCGAAAGAGGTGCTGATGTGAATTCAAATGGTGATTTCGTGGAATCAGAAGGTAAAAAGAATCGAAGAGTTGTTATTTTAGATGTAG